A genome region from Microcella alkaliphila includes the following:
- a CDS encoding alanine racemase — protein MRDTPYTRVDVAVLEQNLAAMADRARARGVALRPHAKTHKSPDIAARQLAHGAVGLTVATVAEAEVFAAHGFDDLFIAYPLWLEGPRAARLAALLARGVRLRIGIDSLEGLGMLAAATRDTDRSRLTVAVEVDSGHHRSGVDPERAGALARAATDLGLEVVGVFTFPGHSYSPDGMHAAAADEQRALRGARDLVLAEGLACPVVSGGSTPTTADASATGGAHDGGADDVLTELRPGVYALGDAQQWELGAVRPESIALSVVATVVSRREDDDGGLRLIVDAGSKALASDRAPWASGFGRCVEHPDARIVALSEHHATIAFPPGETAPAWGERVRIVPNHVCTAVNLVDDLIAVDDDGTEEVWPVAARGANT, from the coding sequence GTGCGCGATACCCCGTACACCCGCGTCGACGTCGCCGTGCTCGAGCAGAACCTCGCGGCGATGGCCGACCGCGCGCGGGCGCGAGGCGTCGCACTGCGGCCGCACGCCAAGACCCACAAGTCGCCCGACATCGCGGCCCGCCAACTTGCCCACGGCGCGGTCGGCCTCACGGTCGCGACCGTGGCGGAGGCGGAAGTGTTCGCCGCCCACGGTTTCGACGATCTGTTCATCGCCTACCCGCTGTGGCTGGAGGGCCCGCGCGCGGCGCGGCTCGCCGCCCTGCTCGCCCGGGGCGTGCGGCTCAGGATCGGCATCGATTCTCTCGAGGGGCTCGGGATGCTCGCGGCGGCCACCCGAGACACCGACCGGTCACGCTTGACGGTCGCCGTCGAGGTCGACAGCGGCCACCACCGCAGCGGTGTCGACCCCGAACGCGCGGGCGCGCTGGCGCGCGCAGCGACCGACCTCGGGCTCGAGGTCGTGGGCGTGTTCACGTTCCCGGGCCACTCGTATTCTCCGGACGGCATGCACGCCGCAGCGGCGGATGAGCAGCGTGCCCTGCGGGGCGCTCGCGACTTGGTGCTCGCGGAGGGGCTCGCCTGCCCGGTGGTCAGTGGCGGCTCCACACCCACCACCGCCGATGCCTCCGCGACAGGCGGCGCACACGACGGAGGCGCGGACGACGTGCTCACCGAGCTCCGCCCCGGCGTCTATGCGCTGGGCGACGCCCAGCAGTGGGAACTCGGGGCGGTGCGGCCCGAATCCATCGCTCTGAGCGTCGTGGCGACCGTCGTTAGCCGGCGGGAAGACGACGACGGCGGCCTGCGCCTGATCGTCGATGCGGGTAGCAAGGCGCTCGCGAGCGACCGGGCGCCGTGGGCGAGCGGATTCGGCAGGTGCGTTGAGCATCCCGATGCGCGCATCGTGGCGCTGTCGGAGCATCACGCGACCATCGCGTTTCCGCCGGGCGAGACGGCACCGGCGTGGGGCGAGCGGGTTCGGATCGTGCCGAATCACGTCTGCACGGCGGTCAACCTCGTCGACGACCTCATCGCCGTCGACGACGACGGTACCGAGGAGGTCTGGCCGGTCGCCGCGCGCGGCGCGAACACCTAG
- a CDS encoding DNA polymerase IV, giving the protein MSKQDGSGRQVTDTPNDDASARILHVDMDAFFASVELLSRPELRGQPVIVGHRGQRSVVTAATYEARAYGVNSAMPMAVALRRCPHAVVLEPHYDRYQAASGQVMAILGDVTPLVEPLSIDEAFLDVSGARALFGPPWHIGRMLRERIHAVTGLVASVGAASTKFVAKLASSRAKPDGLLVVPHDDTLAFLHPLPISALWGVGRATEEKLARLGLRTVGDVAETPVDALRRAVGEAGAAKLHALAWARDPRSVTPERAEKSIGHESTYERDLSDLSLIDRELLRLSDAVAKRLRSGGWVARTVAVKVRFGDFTTLTRSQTLAEPTDVAQRIAAEARALFRAAGADGRGIRLLGVRAENLLPTGAVERGLWDDDEGWRETEETMDALTARFGSAAIQRASLLRAEGRRRSARSSRDVGSLD; this is encoded by the coding sequence GTGAGCAAGCAGGACGGATCGGGGCGGCAGGTTACCGACACGCCGAACGATGACGCGAGCGCGCGCATCCTGCACGTCGACATGGACGCGTTTTTTGCGTCCGTTGAGCTGCTGTCGCGACCTGAACTGCGCGGCCAGCCGGTCATCGTCGGCCATCGCGGGCAGCGCTCCGTCGTGACCGCGGCGACCTACGAGGCGCGGGCGTACGGGGTGAACTCGGCGATGCCGATGGCCGTGGCCCTCCGGCGTTGCCCGCACGCGGTCGTGCTCGAGCCGCACTACGACCGATACCAGGCGGCGTCGGGACAGGTGATGGCGATCCTCGGCGACGTGACGCCGCTCGTCGAACCCTTGAGCATCGACGAGGCGTTTCTCGACGTCAGCGGAGCGCGGGCGTTGTTCGGCCCGCCCTGGCACATCGGGCGCATGCTGCGTGAGCGCATCCACGCAGTGACCGGCCTCGTCGCCTCCGTCGGCGCGGCATCGACGAAGTTCGTGGCGAAACTCGCGTCGTCTCGCGCCAAACCCGACGGGCTGCTCGTCGTGCCGCACGACGACACGCTGGCGTTCTTGCACCCTCTGCCGATCAGTGCCTTGTGGGGCGTGGGCCGGGCCACAGAGGAAAAGCTCGCGCGGCTCGGCCTGCGCACAGTGGGCGATGTTGCTGAGACGCCGGTCGACGCGCTGCGTCGCGCCGTGGGGGAGGCGGGCGCGGCAAAGCTGCACGCCCTCGCGTGGGCGCGTGACCCCCGCAGCGTCACGCCTGAGCGCGCCGAGAAGTCGATCGGTCACGAGTCGACGTACGAACGCGACCTCAGCGACCTCTCGCTTATCGATCGCGAGCTGTTGCGGCTGTCTGACGCGGTGGCCAAGCGGCTGCGATCCGGCGGATGGGTGGCGCGTACCGTGGCGGTCAAGGTGCGCTTCGGCGATTTCACGACCCTGACCCGGTCTCAGACACTCGCGGAGCCGACCGATGTCGCGCAGAGAATCGCCGCCGAAGCGCGCGCGCTCTTTCGCGCGGCGGGCGCGGATGGGCGGGGAATCCGGTTGCTGGGGGTGCGAGCAGAGAACCTGTTGCCGACCGGCGCGGTCGAGCGTGGCCTGTGGGATGACGACGAGGGCTGGCGAGAGACCGAAGAAACGATGGATGCGCTCACCGCACGATTCGGTTCGGCGGCGATTCAGCGAGCAAGCCTCTTGCGCGCGGAGGGCCGGCGTCGCTCGGCCCGGTCGAGTCGGGATGTCGGCTCGCTCGACTAG
- a CDS encoding DUF1206 domain-containing protein: MPQTPSRSSARHATHRLHNSRVWRGLARTGFAVNGLLHILIGAIAIQLALPGGSDADADQGGALESLAATPFGGVLLWVVTAGLAALGLWLIVDGIIDRPEDGVAQHVAVAFAKGLTYLALSATATRVAIGGGGDSSGDAQSVTAALLEAPAGVVLVILAALIVLGIGVYFGVKGATQGFRDDIDTPGGGAGKAVIALGIGGYLAKGVALGAVGVLLGSAAIASDSARSTGLDGALRSLLELPFGGWVLGAVGAGLIAYGVYCFARARYARLD; encoded by the coding sequence ATGCCGCAGACACCATCGCGCTCTTCTGCCCGTCACGCCACGCACCGCCTGCACAACAGTCGCGTGTGGCGCGGCCTCGCCCGCACCGGCTTCGCCGTCAACGGACTGCTGCACATCCTCATCGGCGCGATCGCGATTCAGCTCGCCCTTCCGGGCGGCAGCGACGCCGACGCCGACCAGGGCGGAGCGCTCGAGAGCCTCGCCGCGACGCCCTTCGGTGGGGTGCTGCTGTGGGTGGTGACCGCGGGGCTCGCCGCCCTCGGCCTGTGGCTGATCGTCGACGGCATCATCGACCGCCCCGAGGATGGCGTCGCCCAACATGTGGCCGTGGCATTCGCCAAAGGTCTGACATACCTGGCACTGTCCGCCACCGCCACGCGGGTCGCCATCGGTGGTGGCGGCGACTCTTCCGGGGATGCGCAAAGCGTGACCGCGGCGCTGCTCGAGGCTCCTGCGGGCGTGGTGCTCGTTATCCTGGCCGCGCTGATCGTGCTGGGAATCGGCGTCTACTTCGGGGTGAAGGGCGCAACTCAGGGGTTCCGCGACGACATCGACACCCCGGGCGGAGGCGCAGGGAAAGCGGTCATCGCGCTCGGCATCGGCGGCTACCTCGCGAAGGGTGTCGCCCTCGGTGCCGTCGGGGTGCTCCTCGGCAGCGCCGCGATCGCCTCGGACTCCGCGCGATCGACCGGGCTCGACGGAGCGCTCCGTTCGCTCCTTGAGCTGCCGTTCGGCGGCTGGGTGCTCGGCGCCGTCGGCGCGGGACTGATCGCCTACGGGGTGTACTGCTTCGCCCGTGCCCGCTATGCGCGTCTCGACTGA
- a CDS encoding type 1 glutamine amidotransferase, whose amino-acid sequence MTWLVLQQMWFEGPAAIGDVAHERGIELRIIRTDQGEPVPSPDALDAYEGLIVLGGAMGALDDEKHPALIGERALMAAAVERDLPVLGVCLGAQLLAIAGGGELLDGDNGSEDGLGPVELTDDGLSDPVLGPVGRDFEAMHWHEDTYTLPEGAVHLARSDRYEQQAFRLGSCQYGLQFHLEMGSAEVQSLRDDFPDDADLDPARTDEVVVIGRGVFERFFDRAAELAEERAGS is encoded by the coding sequence ATGACCTGGCTGGTGCTGCAACAGATGTGGTTCGAAGGACCCGCGGCAATCGGTGACGTTGCCCACGAGCGCGGCATTGAGCTGCGCATCATTCGGACGGACCAGGGAGAACCCGTCCCGAGCCCCGACGCACTCGACGCCTACGAGGGGCTCATCGTGCTGGGCGGCGCAATGGGCGCTCTCGACGACGAGAAGCATCCCGCTCTCATCGGTGAACGCGCCCTGATGGCGGCCGCCGTCGAACGCGACCTGCCGGTGCTCGGTGTCTGCCTCGGTGCACAGTTGCTCGCGATCGCGGGTGGCGGGGAGCTGCTCGATGGCGACAACGGCAGCGAAGACGGGCTCGGGCCCGTCGAACTCACCGACGACGGCCTCTCCGACCCCGTTCTTGGCCCGGTCGGCCGAGACTTCGAGGCGATGCACTGGCACGAAGACACGTACACGCTGCCCGAGGGGGCCGTGCACCTCGCGCGCAGTGATCGCTACGAGCAGCAGGCGTTCCGGCTCGGATCGTGCCAGTACGGCCTGCAGTTCCACCTCGAAATGGGCTCGGCCGAGGTGCAGTCGCTCCGCGACGACTTCCCCGACGATGCCGACCTCGACCCCGCGCGCACCGACGAGGTCGTGGTCATCGGCCGCGGCGTCTTCGAGCGCTTCTTCGACCGAGCCGCCGAGCTCGCTGAGGAGCGCGCCGGGAGCTAG
- a CDS encoding SGNH/GDSL hydrolase family protein, translating into MSQQHPWSRYVAIGDSFTEGIGDREPRSPGGHRGWADRVAEVLADQTTDFAYANLAIRGRLLQQIADEQIEPALELRPDLISISGGGNDILRPGTDPDEVASRFDDAVVRLRRDDATVVMFNGPDIGMTPVMRRIRGKVAIYNENLRAVAAKHDAIVVDMWALRQLRDPQMWDRDRLHFSPLGHHTIAIAMLEALGIDHGLEPRHPEPLPKQSWRKARVDDIGWAREYLVPWVVRRIRHQSSGDLIQAKRRTLAHPRGHEREG; encoded by the coding sequence ATGTCTCAGCAACACCCCTGGTCGCGCTACGTCGCGATCGGCGACTCGTTCACCGAGGGAATCGGCGACCGTGAACCGCGCAGCCCCGGCGGCCACCGCGGCTGGGCCGACCGCGTCGCCGAGGTCCTGGCCGATCAGACCACCGACTTCGCGTACGCAAACCTGGCGATCCGCGGCCGTCTGCTCCAGCAGATCGCCGATGAGCAGATCGAGCCAGCTCTCGAACTGCGCCCCGACCTCATCAGCATCTCGGGCGGGGGCAACGACATCCTCCGACCCGGAACCGACCCCGACGAGGTGGCCAGCCGCTTCGACGACGCCGTCGTGCGCTTGCGGCGTGATGACGCGACGGTCGTGATGTTCAACGGCCCCGACATCGGCATGACACCGGTGATGCGACGGATTCGCGGCAAGGTCGCCATCTACAACGAGAATCTGCGAGCCGTGGCCGCGAAGCACGATGCGATCGTCGTCGACATGTGGGCACTTCGTCAGTTGCGCGACCCGCAGATGTGGGACCGTGACCGCCTGCATTTCTCCCCCCTCGGGCACCACACCATCGCCATCGCGATGCTCGAGGCTCTCGGCATCGACCACGGCCTCGAACCTCGTCACCCCGAGCCGCTGCCGAAGCAGAGCTGGCGGAAGGCCAGGGTCGACGACATCGGGTGGGCGCGCGAGTACCTCGTGCCGTGGGTGGTGCGGCGCATTCGCCACCAGTCGTCTGGCGATCTCATTCAGGCCAAGCGCCGCACCCTCGCACACCCGCGCGGGCACGAACGCGAGGGCTGA
- a CDS encoding LacI family DNA-binding transcriptional regulator, translated as MAEPRTRPKRATIFDVAAEAGVSRGTVSRVLNGEPYVSQSAREAIEAAIEKVGYVRNTAARNLATQSSGAVALIVHEPHSVFVEDPNIGAILLGTNAALSEADYQLVSLIIDTDRDTERVVSYLGGGFVDGAIVVSAREDDPIAEALQRLRIPTVLVGRPDTAPELPSVSIDNRTSARQITERLVATGRTRIGMIAAALDRDSGRDRLAGFRDALGDHFDAALVVDVPLYSFHSGQEGMRGLLDRAPDIDGVFAASDAIAAGAVDVLRADGRRIPDDVGVVGFDDSAWALRCQPALSTVRQPADRLGARAAELVLDEIRTGERRSGVVLLPTEVVWRDSA; from the coding sequence GTGGCCGAGCCGAGAACACGCCCTAAGCGCGCGACAATCTTCGATGTCGCGGCAGAAGCTGGCGTGTCGCGCGGCACCGTGTCGCGCGTGCTGAACGGGGAACCGTACGTCTCACAGAGCGCGCGTGAGGCCATCGAGGCCGCCATCGAGAAGGTCGGTTACGTGCGCAACACGGCGGCACGCAACCTCGCCACGCAGAGCTCCGGTGCGGTCGCGCTCATCGTGCACGAGCCACACTCCGTGTTCGTCGAAGATCCGAACATTGGCGCGATTTTGCTCGGTACGAACGCGGCCCTCAGCGAGGCCGACTACCAACTCGTCTCCCTCATCATCGACACAGACCGCGACACTGAGCGCGTCGTCTCCTACCTCGGCGGGGGCTTCGTCGACGGCGCCATTGTCGTCTCGGCACGCGAAGACGATCCGATCGCGGAAGCCCTGCAGCGACTGCGCATCCCCACCGTGTTGGTCGGCCGCCCCGACACCGCACCCGAGTTGCCCTCGGTGAGCATCGACAACCGCACGTCCGCGCGCCAGATCACGGAACGGCTCGTTGCGACCGGGCGCACCCGCATCGGGATGATCGCGGCGGCTCTCGACCGTGACTCCGGTCGCGATCGCCTGGCCGGGTTCCGCGACGCGCTCGGTGACCACTTCGACGCGGCCCTCGTCGTCGACGTGCCGCTGTACTCGTTCCACTCGGGCCAAGAGGGGATGCGCGGGCTCCTCGACCGCGCACCCGACATCGACGGCGTTTTTGCGGCTTCCGACGCGATCGCGGCGGGCGCCGTCGACGTGTTGCGCGCCGATGGGCGGCGCATCCCCGATGACGTGGGGGTAGTGGGGTTTGACGACAGCGCCTGGGCGCTGCGCTGTCAACCAGCCCTGTCGACGGTGCGTCAGCCGGCTGACCGTCTCGGCGCTCGAGCGGCAGAACTCGTGCTCGACGAGATCCGTACGGGTGAGCGCCGCAGCGGCGTCGTGCTGTTGCCGACAGAGGTCGTCTGGCGCGACTCGGCCTGA
- a CDS encoding DEAD/DEAH box helicase: protein MTASFRAAPHVGTFAAEHLSPSYPERAARGTAGRLRAWQAEALDRYFESEPRDFLAAATPGAGKTTFALRLATELLARRTVDRVMVVAPTEHLKKQWADAAHRVGIRLDPAFSNSSGAIARAFHGVAVTYAQVAAKPYLHQTLTDQVRTLVILDEVHHGGDALSWGEAIRDAYSGATRRLSLTGTPFRSDTAPIPFVRYEPNDEGIRMSATDYTYGYGRALRDGVVRPVLFMSYAGRMRWRTTTGDEMEAVLGQDDTADVTSQAWRTALDPEGQWMRGVLEAADRRLTEVRHHVPDAGGLVIATDQTTARAYAALLHQITGSPPTVVLSDEAGASDRIETFSRGDSRWLVAVRMVSEGVDVPRLCVGVYATSASTPLFFAQAIGRFVRARRRGETASIFIPSVKPILRLANELERERDHALDREGAGDGELLDDSLVDDANREEKASDDLLAEYTFAALDSTVTFDKVVYEGAEFGQQAEVGSLEELDFLGLPGILEPDEVHELLRHRQARQARRVAERPPTAPAPEPLYRSLKEQRSLLNSLVGLRAKLTGQPHGHIHAELRRVCGGPAVGQATVAQLQARIDLLRRQMQSH, encoded by the coding sequence GTGACAGCCTCCTTCCGCGCCGCCCCGCACGTCGGCACCTTCGCGGCAGAGCACCTCTCACCGTCCTACCCCGAACGCGCCGCGCGTGGCACCGCCGGCAGGCTGCGGGCGTGGCAAGCGGAGGCCCTTGACCGCTACTTCGAGAGCGAACCGCGCGACTTTCTCGCGGCGGCAACCCCCGGCGCCGGGAAGACGACCTTCGCGCTGCGGCTGGCGACCGAACTGCTGGCGCGCCGCACGGTCGACCGCGTCATGGTCGTCGCACCGACTGAGCACTTGAAGAAGCAGTGGGCCGACGCGGCGCACCGGGTCGGCATCCGCCTCGACCCCGCGTTCAGCAACTCGTCCGGAGCGATTGCGCGAGCCTTTCACGGCGTCGCCGTCACCTACGCCCAGGTCGCCGCAAAGCCCTACCTGCACCAGACCCTCACCGACCAGGTGCGCACCCTCGTCATCCTCGACGAGGTGCACCACGGCGGCGATGCGCTCAGTTGGGGCGAGGCGATCCGCGACGCGTACTCGGGCGCCACCCGTCGGCTGTCGCTCACCGGCACGCCCTTCCGCAGCGACACCGCGCCCATCCCGTTCGTGCGCTACGAGCCGAACGATGAGGGAATCCGCATGTCGGCGACCGACTACACCTACGGCTACGGCCGGGCGCTGCGCGACGGTGTCGTTCGCCCCGTGCTGTTCATGAGCTACGCGGGCCGCATGCGCTGGCGCACCACCACGGGTGACGAGATGGAGGCGGTGCTCGGTCAGGACGACACCGCCGACGTCACCTCGCAGGCCTGGCGCACCGCCCTCGACCCCGAGGGGCAGTGGATGCGCGGGGTGCTCGAGGCAGCGGACCGGCGACTCACCGAGGTGCGCCACCACGTGCCCGACGCCGGCGGCCTCGTTATCGCCACCGACCAGACCACGGCGCGGGCGTATGCCGCCCTCCTGCACCAGATCACGGGGTCGCCGCCCACGGTGGTCCTCAGCGACGAGGCGGGCGCCTCCGACCGCATCGAGACCTTCAGTCGCGGCGACTCGCGGTGGCTCGTCGCGGTCAGGATGGTGTCGGAGGGCGTGGACGTTCCGCGACTGTGCGTCGGCGTGTACGCGACCAGTGCATCCACGCCGCTGTTCTTCGCGCAGGCGATCGGGCGTTTCGTGCGGGCGCGCCGCCGGGGGGAAACGGCGAGCATTTTCATTCCGAGCGTGAAGCCGATCCTGCGGCTGGCGAACGAGCTCGAGCGTGAGCGCGACCACGCGCTCGATCGTGAGGGGGCGGGCGACGGTGAGCTGCTCGACGACTCGCTCGTCGATGACGCTAACCGGGAAGAGAAGGCAAGCGATGACCTGCTCGCCGAGTACACCTTCGCGGCCCTCGACTCGACCGTCACCTTCGACAAGGTGGTGTACGAGGGTGCCGAGTTCGGGCAGCAGGCGGAGGTCGGCAGCCTCGAGGAGCTCGACTTCCTCGGGTTGCCGGGAATCCTCGAACCGGACGAGGTGCACGAACTCTTGCGCCACCGCCAGGCTCGCCAGGCTCGACGCGTCGCCGAACGGCCACCGACGGCGCCCGCGCCTGAGCCGCTCTACCGGTCACTGAAGGAGCAACGCAGCCTGCTGAACAGCCTCGTTGGCCTGCGCGCGAAGCTCACCGGGCAGCCCCATGGGCACATCCACGCCGAACTGCGACGCGTGTGCGGGGGGCCCGCGGTCGGGCAGGCGACGGTTGCGCAGCTGCAGGCGCGCATCGACCTCCTGCGCCGACAGATGCAGAGCCACTAG